One window of Candidatus Binataceae bacterium genomic DNA carries:
- a CDS encoding acyl-CoA dehydrogenase family protein has product MPLVSPEHEEIRRSVREFVEAEVKPIANDLDRNNQEIPEHVLKKMAELGYFGIIFPEEQGGMGLDYIAMAIVTEELSRGWLSVGSVMTRNVITGTLIAANGTAEQKKRYMPKISRGEILTAAAFTEPDSGSDTASFKTRAVKQGDGYLIKGSKMWCTFANRAQMLTVMTRTDPDVSKRHKGLSLILFEKEPGDDFMPPQLTGSPIPTIGYHGMRSYALQFEDAYAPKENLIGGEEGRGFYQLMSSYEAARIQTAARGVGVAQAAFECAVKYAKQRTQFGQPIGDFQVIRHKLAHMAVEIEAARQLCYFAASQKDTGKRSDYEAGLAKAFAAEMAERVTREAMQVHGGYGYSMEFEAQRFWRDARVLSIFEGTSEIQYEVIGRRIMEQN; this is encoded by the coding sequence ATGCCCCTTGTCAGTCCCGAGCATGAGGAGATTCGCCGCTCGGTCCGCGAGTTCGTCGAAGCCGAGGTCAAACCGATAGCCAACGACCTCGATCGCAACAACCAGGAAATTCCCGAGCACGTCCTCAAGAAGATGGCTGAGCTCGGCTACTTCGGCATCATCTTTCCCGAAGAGCAGGGCGGCATGGGCCTCGATTACATCGCCATGGCGATCGTGACCGAGGAGCTTTCGCGCGGATGGCTCTCCGTCGGCTCGGTGATGACGCGCAACGTGATCACCGGCACGCTCATCGCGGCCAACGGCACGGCCGAGCAGAAGAAGCGTTACATGCCGAAGATCTCGCGCGGCGAAATTCTGACCGCGGCCGCGTTCACCGAGCCCGACTCGGGCAGCGACACGGCTTCGTTCAAGACGCGCGCGGTGAAGCAGGGCGACGGCTACCTCATCAAGGGATCGAAGATGTGGTGCACGTTCGCCAATCGCGCGCAGATGCTGACCGTGATGACGCGTACCGATCCGGACGTATCGAAGCGTCACAAGGGACTGTCGCTGATCCTTTTCGAGAAGGAGCCGGGCGACGACTTCATGCCGCCGCAGCTGACAGGCTCACCGATCCCGACGATCGGCTATCACGGGATGCGCAGCTACGCGCTCCAGTTCGAAGACGCTTATGCGCCCAAGGAGAATCTGATCGGTGGCGAAGAGGGGCGCGGATTCTACCAGCTCATGTCCTCCTACGAGGCGGCGCGAATTCAGACGGCCGCGCGCGGCGTGGGAGTCGCGCAGGCGGCGTTCGAATGCGCGGTAAAATACGCGAAACAGCGCACGCAGTTCGGCCAGCCGATCGGCGACTTCCAGGTGATTCGTCACAAGCTCGCGCATATGGCGGTCGAAATCGAAGCCGCGCGTCAGCTCTGCTACTTCGCCGCATCGCAGAAGGATACGGGCAAGCGATCCGACTACGAGGCAGGCCTTGCCAAGGCATTTGCGGCCGAGATGGCCGAGCGTGTGACGCGCGAAGCGATGCAGGTGCATGGCGGCTACGGCTATTCGATGGAGTTCGAGGCGCAGCGCTTCTGGCGCGACGCGCGCGTGCTGTCGATCTTCGAAGGCACCAGCGAAATTCAGTACGAGGTCATCGGCCGGCGTATCATGGAGCAGAATTGA
- a CDS encoding MaoC family dehydratase, translating into MAERRIERGHYYEDFAEGHLFKHHWGRTVTEGDNSFFTSVTMNFNPIYFNREYAQSLGFKNVVVNHMLVMNVVFGLSVEDLSERAIAHLGYEKMKFGETVYPGDTITSQSLVLSKRDTSRPDRGVVKFRTTGFNQHGRVVLEYERPVLIRKRNPA; encoded by the coding sequence ATGGCGGAGCGCAGAATCGAACGTGGCCATTATTATGAGGATTTCGCCGAAGGCCACCTCTTCAAGCATCACTGGGGCCGAACCGTTACCGAGGGCGACAACAGCTTCTTCACCTCGGTGACGATGAACTTCAATCCGATCTACTTCAATCGCGAGTATGCGCAAAGCCTCGGCTTCAAGAACGTCGTGGTCAATCACATGCTGGTGATGAACGTCGTTTTCGGGCTTTCGGTTGAGGATCTCAGCGAGCGCGCGATCGCGCATCTCGGCTACGAGAAGATGAAGTTCGGCGAGACGGTTTACCCCGGCGATACGATCACCTCGCAGTCGCTGGTGCTCAGCAAGCGCGATACTTCGCGGCCCGATCGCGGCGTCGTCAAGTTTCGCACCACCGGCTTCAACCAGCACGGCCGCGTCGTCCTCGAATACGAGCGCCCGGTTTTGATTCGCAAACGCAATCCCGCGTAG